A stretch of Oscillospiraceae bacterium DNA encodes these proteins:
- a CDS encoding GNAT family N-acetyltransferase, with product MVTAMRIFRSMTPCDLDEVMEIVEAARAYMKRSGIDQWQDGYPSADDYAKDIQNGIAYVAEQDKEIIGLAAVHFGHEDNYDAMTEGKWLTDYEYGAIHRIAVKESLKGGGIGGFIVENAVRMCNERGIHSLRCDTHEDNISMQRLLIKNGFSRCGTVLINNKTLPRVAFERII from the coding sequence ATGGTGACGGCTATGAGGATTTTCAGATCAATGACCCCCTGTGACCTTGATGAAGTAATGGAAATAGTTGAGGCGGCAAGGGCATATATGAAAAGAAGCGGAATCGACCAGTGGCAGGATGGTTATCCCTCGGCGGATGACTATGCTAAGGATATACAAAACGGCATTGCGTATGTTGCCGAGCAGGACAAAGAGATAATCGGGCTTGCAGCAGTTCACTTCGGTCACGAGGATAATTATGATGCCATGACCGAAGGGAAGTGGCTCACGGATTATGAATACGGGGCAATACACAGAATTGCCGTGAAGGAAAGCCTCAAGGGCGGTGGAATAGGCGGATTTATTGTGGAGAACGCCGTAAGAATGTGCAATGAAAGGGGAATACATTCACTGCGGTGCGATACCCATGAGGATAATATTTCAATGCAGAGGCTTCTCATAAAAAACGGCTTTTCACGTTGCGGAACCGTTCTCATAAATAATAAGACGCTTCCTCGGGTGGCTTTTGAAAGGATAATATAA
- a CDS encoding ribulokinase, with translation MKNYTVGIDYGTLSGRVSIVDCENGNEIMSKELVYPHGVMEKALPDGTPLGDDWALQHPEDYLMVITETLPALIKESGISPSLIKGVGVDFTACTILPVLKDATPLCMLPQYASQPNAYAKLWKHHAAQKEADFINEVAKARGEKWFESYGSKISCEFAYPKILQTLREAPEIYEKADYFIDAGDWIIWKLCGQQKRSACIAGFKYFYTSEGYPSAEFNTALDKRFENLVSQKLNAPVIFAGQKAGEITEEMSRVTGLEKGTAVCCAMIDAHAAAPALKITRPGRLFAILGTSGVFIIMDQKELSVKGILGNVDGGTMAGYIAYEAGQSCYGDSFAWVVKNMFPEDYAAEAREKGLSPHQLLTEKASKLAPGESGLMVLDWFNGNRSILNDSELSGMILGINLNTTPEEVYRAFMEATSFSTKIIIDNFVKHGIAVDSVYATGGIASKNPVLVQMLSDVLELPVYLSETTQGGAVGSAIYAAQAAGVFDTLDDAAQAMGRIREDYYKPNPEMSPKYRALYKEYLELHDYFGSGGSDVMHRLRKLKK, from the coding sequence ATGAAAAACTACACAGTAGGTATAGATTATGGTACACTGTCAGGACGTGTTTCCATTGTTGATTGCGAGAACGGAAATGAAATAATGTCAAAAGAACTTGTATATCCTCACGGTGTTATGGAAAAAGCTCTCCCCGACGGCACGCCGCTGGGTGATGACTGGGCGCTTCAGCACCCGGAAGACTATCTTATGGTGATTACCGAAACTCTGCCTGCACTCATAAAGGAAAGCGGCATATCACCGTCGCTTATAAAGGGTGTGGGTGTAGATTTCACCGCCTGCACCATACTTCCCGTATTGAAGGATGCGACTCCGCTGTGTATGCTTCCTCAATATGCATCACAGCCTAACGCATACGCCAAGCTGTGGAAGCACCACGCGGCACAAAAGGAAGCGGATTTTATAAATGAAGTGGCAAAGGCGAGGGGAGAAAAGTGGTTTGAAAGCTATGGCTCCAAAATATCCTGCGAATTCGCCTATCCCAAGATATTGCAGACTCTTCGCGAGGCCCCCGAAATATATGAAAAAGCCGACTACTTCATTGATGCGGGCGACTGGATAATATGGAAACTGTGCGGACAGCAAAAGCGCTCTGCCTGCATTGCCGGTTTCAAGTATTTTTACACCTCCGAGGGCTATCCCTCCGCAGAGTTCAACACCGCACTGGATAAACGCTTTGAAAATCTCGTTTCCCAAAAGCTTAATGCTCCTGTTATTTTTGCAGGACAAAAGGCAGGGGAAATAACCGAAGAAATGTCCCGCGTGACGGGACTTGAAAAGGGCACGGCGGTGTGCTGTGCAATGATAGATGCCCATGCTGCGGCACCTGCACTTAAAATCACCCGTCCCGGCAGACTTTTTGCTATCCTGGGTACGTCGGGTGTGTTCATAATAATGGACCAAAAGGAGCTTTCCGTCAAAGGAATACTGGGCAATGTGGACGGCGGCACAATGGCGGGATATATTGCGTACGAGGCAGGTCAATCCTGCTACGGCGACTCCTTTGCTTGGGTGGTCAAGAATATGTTCCCCGAAGATTATGCCGCAGAAGCGCGTGAAAAAGGCTTGAGCCCTCATCAGCTTCTCACCGAAAAGGCATCAAAGCTTGCTCCGGGCGAAAGCGGACTTATGGTGCTGGACTGGTTTAACGGAAATCGTTCAATACTCAATGATTCTGAATTGAGCGGTATGATACTTGGCATAAATCTGAATACAACACCTGAAGAGGTGTACCGTGCTTTTATGGAGGCTACGTCTTTCAGCACCAAAATAATTATAGATAATTTTGTAAAACACGGCATCGCCGTGGACAGCGTTTACGCTACGGGCGGCATAGCTTCAAAGAACCCTGTGCTTGTACAGATGCTTTCGGACGTTCTGGAGCTTCCCGTATATCTTTCCGAAACCACACAGGGCGGTGCGGTGGGCAGCGCCATATATGCGGCGCAGGCGGCGGGAGTTTTTGATACTCTTGATGATGCGGCACAGGCCATGGGACGTATCAGAGAGGATTATTATAAACCCAACCCCGAAATGTCACCCAAATACCGTGCGCTTTATAAAGAGTACCTTGAACTGCATGATTATTTCGGCAGTGGCGGAAGTGATGTTATGCACAGACTCAGAAAATTGAAAAAATAA
- a CDS encoding response regulator: MYKVLIVEDDPMVAMINEQFVSRHKDFVVAHKCNDGKSALEYLDENEVDLIILDVFMPYMDGFETLRQIRKKQISVDVIMVTAANEREQLKEGLHLGVVDYLVKPFTFERFKVALDKFIAQVEALKDLDKVNQKNIDFLIDKSRKRANELYPKGVQEKTLQTIIEHLKENKNKWLTGDEIAEKVGLTGVTVRRYMTHLSETGMVIADMNYGTGGRPRMLYKLLN, from the coding sequence ATGTATAAAGTTTTAATCGTAGAAGACGATCCTATGGTCGCTATGATAAATGAGCAATTTGTAAGCCGGCATAAAGACTTTGTGGTTGCACATAAATGTAATGACGGAAAAAGTGCCCTGGAATACCTTGATGAAAACGAGGTTGATTTAATCATCCTTGATGTATTTATGCCTTATATGGATGGCTTTGAAACACTCAGACAGATAAGAAAAAAACAGATTTCCGTTGATGTTATAATGGTAACTGCAGCTAATGAAAGAGAGCAATTAAAAGAGGGACTGCATCTTGGTGTAGTTGATTATTTGGTAAAGCCGTTTACATTTGAAAGATTTAAGGTGGCACTTGATAAATTTATTGCTCAGGTTGAAGCATTGAAAGATTTGGATAAGGTTAATCAGAAAAATATTGACTTTTTGATAGATAAATCAAGGAAGAGGGCAAACGAACTTTATCCGAAAGGCGTACAGGAAAAGACTTTGCAAACCATTATTGAACATTTGAAAGAAAACAAAAACAAATGGCTCACCGGCGATGAAATCGCAGAAAAAGTCGGACTTACCGGCGTTACTGTAAGAAGATATATGACACACCTTTCGGAAACGGGAATGGTTATTGCGGATATGAACTACGGAACCGGAGGCAGACCGCGTATGCTCTACAAGTTGTTAAATTAA
- a CDS encoding PAS domain-containing protein, translated as MKIKKKLKNPQKQISIKNIHRKIFTTQLILIITLALFLGISGTLINIHFEIDKRDQNLQNIAEAVANSPLVDDKIENPDDEKTTELLNEYLDSLKTTLDNIDFISFVSRDNVRLYHSNHDLIGTEYDGTIPEFEKVSKEYYTANETGPSGSQRRAYAAVYDKNGNYTGFVMTIMLLENIKAETLQILFIFALITIAAILIELIISAELSSSIKKSLHGYEPNVFSAMFQVRDNILESLNEGVLAVDKNGVVQFANRSAAKMLGKEKSKELINAPFTDCCNDGFIQNVIRTGEKEFNIQEQSIDNSNVLIDCIPIREKNDIIGAVAILHNREEYTKLMEDLAGTRYLVDSMRANNHDFTNKLHVIMGLIQMEMYNEAVSYIENISIVQRETISKIMSVVDEPSIAALLIGKSARASELNIKFILSEESHYSKTDLYLPPELMVTVIGNLIDNAFDAMNIKDIDRQKQLHFGIYSREDALLITVDDTGVGIGKDNVEHIFDNGFSTKGEGRGTGLCQVKEMVEAVGGKITVESQENMGTSFTVSFSK; from the coding sequence ATGAAGATAAAGAAGAAATTGAAAAATCCGCAAAAGCAGATTTCAATAAAAAACATACACAGAAAAATATTCACCACGCAACTTATACTCATCATAACCCTTGCTTTGTTTTTGGGCATTTCGGGAACCTTGATAAATATTCATTTTGAAATAGATAAACGAGATCAGAACCTGCAGAACATTGCCGAGGCTGTGGCAAATTCTCCACTTGTGGATGACAAAATTGAAAATCCCGATGATGAAAAAACAACTGAGCTGTTAAATGAGTATCTTGACTCTCTCAAAACAACCCTTGACAATATTGACTTTATATCCTTTGTAAGTCGTGATAATGTTCGTCTGTATCATTCCAATCACGATTTGATTGGTACAGAGTATGACGGAACTATACCTGAATTTGAAAAGGTATCAAAGGAATACTACACAGCAAATGAAACGGGGCCTTCCGGTTCACAGCGCCGTGCGTATGCGGCAGTTTATGATAAAAACGGAAACTACACCGGATTCGTTATGACGATTATGCTTCTTGAAAATATCAAGGCGGAAACCTTGCAGATACTTTTTATCTTTGCGCTCATTACTATTGCCGCAATTTTAATAGAACTGATTATTTCTGCAGAGCTTTCAAGCTCTATTAAAAAGAGCTTGCATGGATATGAACCAAATGTTTTCTCGGCAATGTTTCAAGTTCGTGATAATATTTTGGAATCATTAAACGAGGGTGTACTTGCCGTAGATAAAAACGGAGTTGTGCAGTTTGCAAATCGCTCTGCGGCAAAAATGCTTGGCAAGGAAAAATCAAAAGAGCTTATAAATGCACCATTTACCGATTGCTGTAATGACGGTTTCATACAAAATGTCATCAGAACAGGCGAAAAAGAATTTAACATTCAAGAGCAAAGCATTGATAACAGCAATGTTTTGATTGACTGCATACCTATCAGGGAAAAAAATGACATTATCGGAGCAGTTGCAATTCTTCACAACCGTGAAGAATACACAAAGCTGATGGAAGATCTTGCAGGAACAAGGTATCTTGTGGATTCAATGCGGGCTAACAATCACGATTTCACAAACAAGCTTCATGTTATAATGGGACTGATACAAATGGAAATGTATAACGAAGCGGTATCGTATATTGAAAATATTTCTATTGTGCAGAGAGAAACCATCAGTAAAATTATGTCAGTAGTTGATGAACCAAGTATAGCGGCACTTTTAATAGGTAAAAGTGCAAGAGCTTCGGAACTTAATATAAAGTTTATACTGAGTGAAGAAAGCCACTATTCAAAAACAGATTTATATCTTCCCCCCGAGCTTATGGTTACGGTTATCGGCAACCTTATAGATAATGCGTTTGATGCAATGAATATAAAGGATATAGACAGACAAAAACAACTGCATTTTGGCATCTATTCCCGTGAAGATGCACTCCTTATAACTGTTGACGATACAGGTGTTGGAATCGGTAAAGACAATGTTGAACATATATTTGATAACGGTTTCTCAACCAAAGGCGAAGGTCGTGGCACCGGACTATGTCAGGTAAAGGAAATGGTTGAAGCTGTAGGTGGTAAAATAACGGTTGAATCACAGGAAAATATGGGTACATCATTTACCGTCAGCTTTTCAAAATAA
- a CDS encoding sodium-dependent transporter — translation MKEREKFSSRLGFILISAGCAIGLGNVWRFPYITGKYGGAAFVLVYLFFLVIFGLPVMAMEFSVGRASRKSVAQSFRELEPKGTKWHWYSALAVAGNYLLMMFYTVIAGWMLNYFVKMAKGDFVGADPQAVGEIFGNMTQNPGEMIFWTILVILISFGVCSLGLKNGVEKITKIMMLCLLAIMGLLVIRAVTLDGAAEGLKFYLMPDFGKMFEAGAFEVISAAMGQAFFTLSIGIGSMAIFGSYIGKDRSLMGESLSILGLDTGVALMSGFIIFPACFAFGVNPESGPNLVFITLPNIFNSMAGGRIWGALFFVFMSFAALSTVIAVFENIISFAMDWGWSRKKAVIVNIVLIIVLSLPCVLGFNILSGFAPLGEGTNIMDLEDFIVSNNLLPLGSLVYLLFCVTRYGWGWDNFIAEVNTGKGLKFPKQIRFYVTYILPLLVIFLFIQGYIGIFGK, via the coding sequence ATGAAAGAAAGAGAAAAATTTTCGTCAAGACTTGGATTTATTCTTATTTCCGCAGGCTGTGCCATTGGACTTGGCAATGTATGGAGATTCCCTTACATTACCGGTAAATACGGCGGCGCGGCATTCGTTCTGGTGTATCTGTTCTTCCTTGTGATTTTCGGTTTGCCTGTTATGGCAATGGAATTTTCCGTCGGAAGAGCCAGCCGTAAGAGTGTAGCTCAGTCCTTCCGCGAGCTGGAGCCTAAGGGCACAAAGTGGCATTGGTACAGCGCTTTGGCGGTTGCGGGCAACTATCTTTTGATGATGTTCTATACTGTTATCGCAGGCTGGATGCTTAACTATTTTGTCAAAATGGCAAAGGGTGATTTTGTTGGCGCCGACCCTCAGGCAGTCGGTGAAATATTCGGCAATATGACGCAAAACCCCGGTGAGATGATATTCTGGACAATATTGGTCATTCTGATAAGCTTCGGTGTTTGTTCGCTCGGTCTTAAAAACGGTGTTGAAAAAATAACAAAGATTATGATGCTGTGTCTGCTTGCAATTATGGGTTTGCTGGTTATTCGCGCGGTAACGCTTGACGGTGCGGCAGAGGGACTTAAGTTCTACCTTATGCCCGATTTCGGAAAGATGTTCGAAGCGGGTGCTTTTGAAGTCATTTCCGCGGCAATGGGTCAGGCATTCTTCACCCTCAGTATCGGTATCGGATCCATGGCAATATTCGGAAGCTATATCGGCAAGGACCGCTCTCTCATGGGTGAGTCCCTCAGCATACTCGGACTGGATACCGGTGTTGCGCTTATGTCCGGATTTATTATATTCCCCGCATGCTTTGCTTTCGGTGTTAATCCCGAAAGCGGACCAAACCTTGTTTTCATTACACTCCCCAACATCTTCAATTCCATGGCAGGCGGAAGAATATGGGGCGCACTGTTCTTCGTATTCATGTCTTTTGCGGCACTGTCCACTGTAATTGCGGTGTTTGAAAACATTATATCCTTTGCAATGGACTGGGGCTGGTCACGTAAGAAAGCGGTAATTGTAAATATCGTGCTGATAATTGTACTTTCGTTACCCTGTGTCCTGGGCTTCAATATTCTCAGCGGTTTCGCTCCTTTGGGCGAAGGCACTAACATTATGGACCTTGAGGACTTTATTGTAAGCAATAACCTTCTTCCTCTGGGCTCGCTCGTTTATCTTCTGTTCTGCGTTACACGCTACGGCTGGGGCTGGGATAACTTTATTGCGGAGGTTAACACCGGAAAGGGTCTTAAGTTCCCCAAACAGATTCGATTCTATGTTACTTACATTCTTCCCTTGCTGGTTATCTTCCTGTTCATTCAGGGATATATCGGCATATTCGGAAAATAA
- a CDS encoding LysR family transcriptional regulator, with the protein MEILQLKYFMHVARTENISHTASIFMVPPSGVSATIKKLENELNVKLFDRTANTLRLNEYGKIFLRALENSENEIRKATIEMLNLNSQPSGEINLLVMTNRRIVTNVISLFRQKYPAVSFNIKHSDHGDNINRSQYDIIISDSDIKNDAFTSWLFVHDEIFLAVHKDNPVSRMSSVNLKHLSGEKFICMPSGTSMGDYAEKLLRENGVKHDVIIECDDPYFIREYVKLGMGVTLYPRVSWGRESEEHIKLVHINDGLHRDSYIYVNKNSGVASKIFAEMLEYHKSQE; encoded by the coding sequence ATGGAAATATTACAGCTCAAGTATTTTATGCATGTTGCAAGAACCGAAAATATTTCTCATACGGCAAGTATTTTTATGGTACCGCCGTCGGGAGTTTCGGCAACTATAAAAAAATTGGAAAACGAACTTAACGTAAAGCTTTTTGATCGCACAGCCAACACTTTGCGTCTTAATGAATACGGCAAGATATTTCTTCGTGCGCTGGAAAACAGCGAGAATGAGATAAGAAAGGCAACTATCGAGATGCTCAATCTCAATTCTCAGCCTTCGGGTGAAATAAATCTTCTTGTTATGACCAACCGACGCATAGTAACAAATGTTATTTCGCTTTTCAGACAGAAATATCCCGCTGTTTCATTTAACATCAAGCACTCCGATCACGGCGACAACATCAACCGTTCGCAGTATGATATAATAATTTCAGACAGCGACATTAAAAACGATGCTTTCACGAGCTGGCTTTTTGTTCATGATGAAATCTTTCTTGCGGTTCATAAGGATAATCCCGTTTCCAGAATGTCTTCCGTTAATCTAAAGCATCTTTCGGGTGAAAAATTTATATGTATGCCCAGCGGCACCAGTATGGGCGATTATGCCGAAAAGCTTTTGCGCGAAAACGGTGTAAAGCATGATGTAATTATTGAATGTGATGACCCTTACTTCATAAGAGAATATGTAAAGCTGGGTATGGGTGTTACGCTGTACCCCCGTGTTTCCTGGGGAAGAGAGTCTGAAGAACATATAAAACTTGTACATATCAATGACGGACTTCATCGCGATTCCTACATATACGTAAATAAGAATTCCGGCGTGGCATCAAAGATATTTGCCGAAATGCTGGAGTATCACAAGTCCCAGGAGTAA
- a CDS encoding amidohydrolase encodes MNLKEKYMEKLFAAVDKNRNLIFEAHDYIWKNPETGYKEWKTSAYLEEKFTALGYELIRAGDIPGFYTVLDTGIPGPEVLILGEMDSLICPNHKEADPNTGAVHACGHSAQSAALLGIAASLKEPGVLEGMCGRIRLCAVPAEELIEIGYRRQLKDKGIIKYFGGKPEFLRRGYFDGVDIAFMVHTSTALSANRGSVGCVAKNITYKGVSAHAGGSPWNGCNALYAATQGLSAANALRETFKESDYIRFHPIITHGGEAVNAIPEKVTIEAYVRGASFDAIRLANKRINRALCGGALSMGANIEIDDIPGYSPLRNDMNLHKLMMETAKKAYPDVEFFDNPAISTGSTDMGDISSVIPALHPYAPGARGTSHGADYIIADVEKACVSCAKWQLATLYRLLCDNASYAQKVIDEFEPTFASKQEFFDYLDTLWASGERISYCEDKAEIKL; translated from the coding sequence ATGAATTTAAAGGAGAAATACATGGAAAAGCTTTTTGCGGCGGTAGATAAAAACCGTAATCTCATTTTTGAAGCACACGATTATATATGGAAAAATCCCGAAACAGGTTATAAGGAATGGAAGACCTCGGCATATCTTGAAGAAAAGTTTACTGCCTTGGGGTATGAGCTTATACGTGCGGGCGATATTCCCGGATTTTATACTGTTCTTGATACAGGTATCCCCGGTCCCGAGGTGCTTATTCTGGGTGAAATGGATTCTCTGATATGTCCTAACCACAAGGAGGCTGACCCTAACACGGGTGCGGTTCATGCCTGCGGACACAGTGCTCAGAGCGCGGCATTGCTGGGAATAGCGGCGTCACTCAAGGAGCCCGGTGTACTGGAGGGCATGTGCGGAAGAATACGTCTTTGTGCCGTGCCTGCCGAGGAGCTTATTGAAATAGGCTATCGCAGACAACTTAAGGATAAGGGAATAATTAAATATTTCGGCGGTAAGCCTGAATTTCTGCGCCGCGGTTATTTTGACGGAGTTGATATCGCTTTTATGGTGCACACTTCCACAGCACTTTCGGCAAACAGAGGAAGTGTTGGATGCGTCGCAAAGAATATCACGTATAAGGGTGTGTCTGCACACGCGGGCGGAAGCCCCTGGAACGGTTGCAATGCGCTTTATGCGGCAACACAGGGCCTTTCTGCCGCAAATGCGTTACGTGAAACCTTCAAGGAAAGTGATTATATCCGTTTCCATCCCATCATTACCCATGGTGGCGAGGCAGTTAACGCCATTCCCGAAAAGGTTACGATAGAGGCATATGTGCGCGGAGCAAGCTTCGATGCAATAAGATTGGCAAACAAGCGCATCAATCGTGCTCTTTGCGGCGGTGCACTGTCGATGGGAGCAAATATCGAAATTGACGATATTCCCGGTTACAGCCCTCTCAGAAATGACATGAATCTGCACAAACTGATGATGGAGACCGCAAAAAAAGCATATCCGGATGTTGAATTCTTCGATAATCCCGCCATATCTACGGGCAGTACGGATATGGGTGATATTTCATCGGTTATTCCTGCGCTTCATCCTTACGCACCCGGTGCAAGGGGAACAAGCCACGGTGCGGATTATATCATTGCGGATGTTGAAAAGGCGTGCGTAAGCTGTGCAAAATGGCAGCTTGCAACACTGTACCGTTTGCTTTGCGACAATGCTTCATATGCCCAAAAGGTGATAGACGAGTTTGAACCCACATTTGCATCAAAACAGGAGTTCTTTGATTATTTGGATACACTTTGGGCATCGGGAGAGCGTATATCCTATTGTGAAGACAAGGCGGAAATAAAATTATAA
- a CDS encoding YitT family protein: MQFEKVKDYTLIVIGGLLYAVSTNFFIFPHALLLGGTSGISVILEAFLPFSPGVILMVINFALLILAFAVLGRGMAVRTLVGSVVTTLFIGLMDIAFPVSSPVVSDVFISSVVGAAIIALASGVMFYVDSSSGGTDIIALIVRKFSRMDIGKALLVTDIAIVVAGGMLSGWSIAICSFVGLLIKTLGIDAVIGIIKHKKDGDYKNV, translated from the coding sequence ATGCAATTTGAGAAAGTAAAGGATTATACTCTGATAGTAATCGGCGGATTGCTTTATGCCGTCAGTACCAATTTCTTTATATTTCCCCATGCACTGCTTTTGGGCGGAACCAGCGGTATATCCGTTATACTTGAAGCATTTTTGCCGTTTTCCCCTGGTGTTATACTTATGGTTATAAATTTTGCATTACTGATACTGGCGTTTGCGGTTCTGGGACGCGGTATGGCTGTAAGGACATTGGTGGGTTCGGTTGTTACAACTCTTTTTATAGGGCTTATGGACATTGCTTTCCCTGTCAGCTCTCCCGTGGTATCCGATGTATTTATTTCTTCGGTGGTTGGCGCGGCAATAATAGCGCTTGCAAGCGGTGTAATGTTTTATGTTGATTCAAGCTCGGGTGGTACAGATATTATTGCATTGATAGTAAGAAAATTCAGCCGTATGGACATAGGAAAGGCACTTCTTGTCACTGATATTGCCATAGTTGTTGCAGGCGGAATGCTGTCGGGGTGGAGCATTGCGATATGCTCTTTTGTTGGCCTTCTGATTAAAACTCTCGGTATAGATGCAGTTATCGGGATTATAAAACACAAAAAAGACGGGGATTATAAAAATGTTTGA
- a CDS encoding helix-turn-helix domain-containing protein, which produces MLCKRGIMKIFTPKNSFKNGEIINVKRLAADHDTYSHRHEFVELVYIRSGKGVHIINDRVYEVTKGDLLFINYSQVHEIKRSDMEFVNILFKPEFMSEKLVNSENIFDIFALERFDSITGEYNGLERIPFRGSELAVIEKTVDVMIEEYEQKKDGYNTVLYGCLQVIFAMMIRKLREHTGAEYSKFVSDITSYIDTHISERITLRDISADCFYNPSYFSRKFKECYGRNLTDYIREKRLEKALELLENTDMTVTDICLDCGFAGKTQFYRLFNDYYGITPVKYRKSKELSPKSEDK; this is translated from the coding sequence ATGCTTTGTAAAAGAGGTATTATGAAAATATTCACACCGAAAAATTCATTCAAAAACGGAGAAATTATAAATGTAAAGCGTCTTGCGGCAGACCACGACACTTACAGTCACAGACATGAGTTTGTGGAGCTTGTGTACATACGCTCGGGCAAGGGAGTGCACATCATAAATGACCGCGTGTATGAGGTTACCAAAGGTGATCTGCTTTTCATAAATTATTCTCAGGTGCATGAAATAAAGCGCTCGGATATGGAGTTTGTAAACATTCTGTTCAAGCCTGAGTTTATGAGTGAAAAGCTGGTAAATTCTGAAAACATTTTTGATATATTCGCTCTTGAAAGGTTTGATTCCATAACAGGGGAGTATAACGGACTGGAGCGTATACCGTTCCGCGGCAGTGAGCTTGCCGTGATTGAAAAAACAGTGGATGTCATGATAGAGGAGTATGAACAGAAAAAGGATGGCTACAACACTGTTCTGTATGGCTGTCTGCAAGTGATTTTTGCCATGATGATACGTAAGCTGCGCGAGCATACGGGTGCAGAGTACAGTAAATTTGTGTCGGATATAACTTCATATATCGACACCCATATTTCGGAAAGAATTACTCTTCGTGATATATCCGCCGACTGTTTTTATAATCCATCATATTTCAGCCGCAAATTCAAGGAGTGCTACGGCAGGAATCTGACTGACTATATACGCGAAAAACGGCTTGAAAAAGCCCTGGAACTTTTGGAAAACACCGATATGACGGTGACGGATATCTGCCTTGACTGCGGATTTGCGGGCAAGACACAGTTTTACCGTCTTTTCAATGATTATTACGGCATAACGCCCGTAAAGTACAGAAAAAGTAAAGAATTGTCACCAAAGAGTGAGGATAAGTAA